The following are encoded in a window of Helicoverpa armigera isolate CAAS_96S chromosome 24, ASM3070526v1, whole genome shotgun sequence genomic DNA:
- the LOC110383019 gene encoding juvenile hormone epoxide hydrolase produces MARLLFIAPILAVILVPIYFVFLQGPPPLPDIDLNEWWGPESLKAKQDTSIRPFKVAFDDVAIRDLKDRLKRSRSFTPPLEGVAFEYGFNSGQLDSWLKYWANEYQFKEREKFFNQFPQFKTNIQGLDIHFIRVTPKVPAGVEVVPLLLLHGWPGSVREFYEAIPLITAVSKDRDFAIEVIVPSLPGYGFSDGAVRPGLSAPHIAVVMRNLMHRLGFKQFYVQGGDWGSLIGTTMATFFPKEVLGYHTNMGAVLSTKATLIELIGSFYPSLIVEPHLADRMYPMGQRYATLVEEMGYMHIQASKPDTVGVALTDSPAGLLAYILEKFSTWTRNEHRLKVDGALTFRFTKDQLIDNLMMYWAPSSITTSMRLYAESFNSKIFGLKLDEIPTPVPVWVIQAKYELAYQPPCILKLKFPNLQGVTVLEDGGHFLAFELPKEFSEDVLKAMAVFRKLSKNNVKTDL; encoded by the exons ATGGCGCGACTCCTGTTCATAGCGCCAATTTTGGCAGTGATCCTAGTTCCCATATACTTCGTATTCCTCCAAGGACCGCCTCCCTTACCCGACATTGACCTCAACGAGTGGTGGGGACCGGAGAGCTTGAAAGCCAAACAAGACACCAGCATCAGACCCTTCAAAGTTGCTTTTGATGACGTT GCCATAAGAGACTTAAAAGACCGTCTCAAAAGATCACGGTCTTTCACCCCACCACTAGAGGGCGTGGCCTTCGAGTACGGTTTCAACAGTGGCCAGTTGGATTCCTGGCTGAAATACTGGGCCAATGAGTACCAGTTCAAGGAACGGGAGAAGTTCTTCAACCAGTTCCCGCAGTTCAAGACTAACATTCAAGGGCTTGATATACATTTCATTAGGGTTACACCTAAG GTGCCAGCAGGAGTGGAAGTGGTTCCTCTCCTTCTTCTCCACGGATGGCCAGGTTCCGTCAGGGAGTTCTACGAAGCCATCCCTCTCATCACTGCGGTCAGCAAGGATAGAGACTTCGCCATCGAAGTCATCGTCCCAAGTCTGCCTGGCTATGGATTCTCAGAT GGAGCTGTCCGTCCAGGACTCAGTGCTCCCCACATTGCCGTCGTGATGAGGAACCTGATGCATCGCCTCGGCTTCAAGCAGTTCTACGTGCAAGGCGGAGACTGGGGCAGTCTGATCGGCACCACCATGGCTACCTTCTTCCCTAAG GAAGTCCTAGGCTACCATACCAACATGGGTGCTGTTCTGTCTACTAAGGCCACATTGATAGAGTTGATCGGATCTTTCTACCCTTCACTAATTGTGGAACCTCACCTAGCCGACCGCATGTATCCAATGGGTCAGAGATACGCTACCCTGGTTGAAGAAATGGGCTACATGCATATCCAAGCCTCCAAGCCTGACACAGTCG GTGTTGCACTCACGGATTCCCCAGCTGGTCTCCTGGCATACATTCTAGAGAAGTTCTCCACTTGGACGAGGAACGAGCACCGCTTGAAGGTCGATGGAGCCCTAACATTCCGCTTCACAAAGGATCAGCTTATAGATAACTTGATGATGTACTGGGCTCCAAGTTCCATCACCACCTCGATGAGGCTGTACGCTGAGAGTTTTAACTCTAAAATTTTTGGGCTGAAGCTTGAcga GATTCCAACACCAGTACCAGTTTGGGTGATTCAAGCGAAGTACGAGTTGGCATACCAGCCTCCTTGCATCCTCAAGCTCAAGTTCCCCAACCTTCAAGGAGTAACAGTCCTGGAGGATGGAGGACATTTCCTGGCGTTTGAACTGCCCAAGGAATTTTCCGAGGATGTCCTGAAGGCCATGGCGGTCTTCAGAAAGCTGTCCAAAAATAATGTGAAGActgatttgtaa
- the LOC110383023 gene encoding C-type mannose receptor 2: MFKWIIYLTLLYMTDSVVCKPDYIYNDAVNGWLKFHAVPATWQNAFLQCHYEGAVLASPINPDLESALTQMMKKEDLFGPNGIFIGTNALSSEGDYISIEGVPLADMPVKWRHYNNEQPSKCLYFYDKMVEPIECSTYAPYICYKKRDNSTIFNECGTFDNEYHFSQETGSCYKFHSEFKTWSEAHRICLAEGGHLVIINDQAEATTIKNMLPLGGERVCIGLRQWSKDLWLTIHGEKLENVYHEGISGYDNRYDRSMNGYFFSDGTLNKINLNLESQYICEKDPYTYRFQKESSYNEEE, translated from the exons atgtttaaatggattatttatttgactCTTCTGTATATGACGG ATTCCGTGGTTTGTAAACCTGACTACATTTATAATGATGCGGTGAATGGTTGGTTGAAATTCCATGCAGTTCCAGCGACATGGCAAAACGCATTCCTGCAGTGTCACTATGAAG GTGCAGTTCTCGCTTCTCCAATCAATCCAGATCTTGAATCTGCTCTAACGCAGATGATGAAAAAGGAAGATCTCTTTGGACCAAACGGTATTTTCATTGGAACAAATGCATTGTCTTCTGAAGGGGACTACATTTCTATCGAAG GAGTGCCGTTGGCTGATATGCCTGTGAAATGGAGACATTATAATAACGAGCAACCTAGCAAATGcttgtatttttatgataaaatggTCGAACCCATAGAATGCTCAACCTATGCACCATACATTTGCTACAAGAAGAGAGACAACTCTACGATATTTAATGAATGCGGGACATTTGACAACG AGTATCACTTCAGTCAGGAAACTGGCAGCTGTTACAAGTTTCACAGTGAGTTCAAGACATGGAGCGAGGCGCACAGAATATGCCTGGCCGAAGGTGGCCACCTGGTCATCATTAACGACCAGGCTGAAGCCACCACCATCAAGAATATGCTTCCACTAGGAGGGGAAAGAGTGTGTATTGGGTTACGACAATGGTCAAAAGATTTATGGCTCACTATTCACG GGGAAAAATTAGAAAATGTGTATCACGAGGGGATTTCTGGTTACGACAACCGTTATGATAGGTCGATGAATGGATACTTTTTTTCAGACGGCACCTTAAATAAGATCAATTTGAATCTGGAATCCCAATACATTTGCGAGAAGGATCCTTACACTTATCGCTTTCAAAAAGAATCATCATACAATGAAGAAGAATAA
- the LOC110383021 gene encoding lymphocyte antigen 75 — translation MFKWVIYLTLLCITDFVVCKPDYKYHEDVNGWFKFHTVPTTWQDAFLQCHYEGAVLASPLNADFVSVISDIMSDEDALGIFIGSNALFSGGDYISVEGVPLSDMPVTWERRFDKQKPGNCLSYYYEKVSPVSCTTYLPYLCFRNKDRFARLNGCGTFDPKYRLSMTPGNERCYKFHSEFRTWSEAHRICLAEGGHLAIINDQVEATTIRDMIPTEWSGVEWFIGLRKWNQDTWLTIHGQTLEKLYHNWNAEYKSKTQTSYGIFLTDGSIGEYEDTSDGLPFICEKDPYTSRFQMVPE, via the exons ATGTTCAAAtgggttatttatttaaccctTCTGTGTATAACGG ATTTCGTGGTTTGTAAACCTGACTACAAATATCATGAAGATGTGAACGGTTGGTTTAAATTCCATACAGTTCCAACGACGTGGCAAGATGCCTTCCTGCAGTGTCATTATGAAG gaGCAGTTCTTGCTTCACCGCTCAATGCAGACTTTGTATCTGTTATATCAGATATAATGAGCGATGAAGATGCATTAGGTATTTTCATTGGATCGAATGCATTGTTCTCTGGAGGGGACTACATTTCTGTCGAAG GAGTACCGTTATCCGACATGCCGGTGACATGGGAGAGACGCTTTGATAAGCAGAAACCTGGCAATTGTTTAtcttattattatgaaaaagttAGTCCTGTAAGTTGTACAACATATCTGCCGTACCTTTGCTTCAGGAACAAAGACAGATTTGCAAGACTTAATGGATGCGGCACTTTTGACCcta AGTACCGCCTCAGTATGACACCAGGGAATGAGAGATGTTACAAGTTCCACAGCGAGTTCAGGACATGGAGCGAGGCGCACAGAATATGCCTGGCCGAAGGTGGCCACCTGGCCATCATTAACGACCAGGTTGAAGCCACCACCATCAGGGATATGATTCCAACAGAGTGGAGTGGGGTGGAGTGGTTTATTGGGTTACGAAAGTGGAATCAGGATACATGGCTAACTATTCACG GACAAACATTGGAGAAGTTATACCACAACTGGAATGCTGAATATAAGAGCAAAACACAGACATCGTATGGTATTTTCTTAACAGATGGAAGTATAGGCGAGTACGAAGACACTTCGGATGGCTTACCATTCATTTGCGAGAAGGATCCTTACACTTCCCGCTTTCAAATGGTACCTGAATAA
- the LOC110383022 gene encoding uncharacterized protein LOC110383022 codes for MPTVTDISGSNVYPPPMASDQESCSDEEPDSEMLSDDLCLPDSDDDRQSNRTVQSLPEDLPSLNSCLLRPPRKLFTNCRERWRQQNVSGAFAELRRLVPTHPPDKKLSKNEILRMAIRYIGLLCEVLEWQKTHGLAMNKENSASLAIKCESPMSPQSRRLRLKRPYFNEEDCPRAKVYHENGEFQRYGNEENEEIRRGYQRLGNRTDFYFGKEHLRVLRNQFYFPPRWRQNMPFRNLADRNGNNLLMIAPAQNGKDDLDGKLQNGHGSKDKDKDGK; via the exons ATGCCAACCGTGACAGATATTTCAGGAAGTAACg TGTACCCTCCACCAATGGCGTCAGACCAGGAGTCTTGTTCTGATGAGGAGCCAGACAGCGAGATGTTGAGTGATGACCTCTGTCTCCCGGACAGTGATGATGACAGACAGTCCAACAGGACTGTTCAG AGTCTCCCCGAAGACCTGCCTTCCCTCAACTCCTGTCTTCTCCGCCCCCCTCGGAAGCTGTTCACCAACTGCCGCGAGCGCTGGAGGCAGCAGAACGTGAGTGGCGCCTTCGCAGAGTTGAGGAGACTTGTCCCCACGCATCCACCAGATAAGAAACTGTCTAAGAATGAGATCCTCAGGATGGCTATCAG GTACATTGGGCTGCTATGCGAAGTCTTAGAATGGCAGAAGACACATGGGCTGGCAATGAACAAAGAAAATTCAGCCAGTCTTGCGATCAAATGCGAGTCTCCAATGAGTCCGCAATCTCGCCGACTGCGGCTCAAAAGACCTTACTTCAACGAGGAAGATTGCCCAAGAGCGAAAGTCTACCACGAAAATGGAGAATTCCAGAGATATGGCAATGAAGAGAATGAAGAAATTAGAAGGGGTTACCAAAGATTAGGTAACAGGACAGACTTTTATTTCGGGAAAGAGCATTTGAGGGTTTTAAGGAATCAGTTTTACTTTCCTCCAAGATGGCGACAGAATATGCCGTTCAGGAACTTGGCTGATCGGAACGGGAATAACTTGTTGATGATTGCGCCCGCGCAGAATGGTAAAGATGACCTGGATGGCAAACTGCAGAATGGTCACGGAAGTAAAGATAAGGATAAAGATGGGAAATGA